In Perca fluviatilis chromosome 3, GENO_Pfluv_1.0, whole genome shotgun sequence, the following proteins share a genomic window:
- the mc1r gene encoding melanocyte-stimulating hormone receptor, whose product MVMTNRSHRNPSILHVEFSPLNNFMEDNETNSTAGEQNSMGCVQIRIPQELFLALGLISLVENILVVLAIIKNRNLHSPMYYFICCLAVSDMLVSVSNVVETIFMLLHDHGLMDMHPGMLRHLDNVIDVMICSSVVSSLSFLCTIAADRYITIFYALRYHSIMTTQRATAIIVVVWLASITSSILFIVYHTDNAVIVCLVTFFCTTLVFNAVLYLHMFLLAHLHSRRIVVFHKSRRQSTSMKGAMTLTILLGVFIICWGPFFLHLILILTCPTSPFCNCFFRNFNLFLILIICNSLIDPLIYAYRSHELRKTLQELVLCSWCFGV is encoded by the coding sequence ATGGTAATGACCAACAGGTCCCATCGTAACCCCTCCATCCTCCACGTTGAGTTCAGCCCGCTAAATAACTTCATGGAAGACAACGAAACGAACTCCACCGCCGGAGAGCAAAACTCTATGGGCTGCGTACAGATCCGCATCCCTCAGGAGCTCTTCCTGGCACTGGGGCTCATCAGCCTGGTGGAGAATATCCTGGTGGTTCTGGCCATCATCAAAAACCGCAACCTGCACTCACCCATGTACTACTTCATCTGCTGCCTGGCTGTGTCCGACATGCTGGTCAGTGTCAGCAACGTGGTGGAAACCATATTCATGCTCCTCCACGACCACGGCCTGATGGACATGCACCCTGGTATGCTGCGCCACCTGGACAACGTGATTGACGTGATGATCTGCAGCTCCGTGGTGTCCTCGCTCTCCTTTCTGTGCACCATCGCTGCGGACCGCTACATCACCATCTTTTACGCGCTGCGTTACCACAGCATCATGACCACGCAGCGCGCTACCGCCATTATAGTGGTGGTGTGGCTGGCCAGCATCACCTCCAGCATCCTCTTCATCGTGTACCACACCGACAACGCTGTGATCGTGTGCCTTGTGACCTTCTTCTGCACCACCCTGGTGTTTAACGCCGTGCTGTACCTGCACATGTTCCTCCTGGCGCACTTGCATTCCCGGCGCATCGTGGTTTTCCACAAAAGCAGGCGCCAATCTACAAGCATGAAGGGAGCGATGACCCTCACCATCCTGCTCGGGGTATTCATTATATGCTGGGGCCCCTTCTTCCTCcacctcatcctcatcctcaccTGCCCCACTAGCCCCTTCTGCAACTGTTTCTTCCGGAACTTCAACCTTTTCCTCATCCTTATCATCTGCAACTCGCTCATCGACCCGCTCATTTACGCCTACCGCAGCCACGAGCTGCGTAAAACTCTGCAGGAGTTGGTCCTGTGTTCTTGGTGCTTCGGTGTGTGA